GGCGGTCGTGGAAGTAGAGGAAGCCTTCGTGGTCCATGGCCAGCACGTCCCCGGTGTTGTAGTAAAGGTCGTTCGGGCGCCGCACGTTCTTCACCAGCTTCTTTTCTGACAGCTCCCGGGGCCCGCGGTAGCCCAGGAAGGGTTGGTGACGCAACACCTGGGTCAGCAGCAGTCCTGCCTCCCCTGGGGTAGGAGCGGGAGTCGGGCACTAGCCGTGGCCGAGCGCGTCAGGAGCGCCCCCCAGGCCGCGGCCCGGACTCTGCCAGAGAAGAGACAGACCCAGAAACGGatccagagacagagacaggaaaTGAAGGTGGTATCAGAGAGTCCCCTCAGAAGAGGAAAAGGCCAGTGAGGATGGGCAAGGGAGAGACACAGATGGTGATGGGAAGAGAGATTCCGCTGTGACCTTGCCAGGCCCCAGGAGAGAAGACCCTCGAGAAGGTTCAGGGCCGgagcttgatccctgggaggATGGGACTTCCACAGAAAGCGCAAGCAAACACCTCAGATGGACAGCCAGAGACGCAGCAGAGCCAGAGGTTGaagcagaggagctgggcagagcCGACCAGTTGAGAGGGAGGCCCCAGACCATGGGCAGACAGACCAGGGACACAGGGCCGGGCTGAGGACTGCAGGCGCCACCACTGGGCATCAGCCACCTTGAGGCTTCGGGTGGCATGTTCCAGCCACAGAGAAGCCCGCGGCTCTCCCCTCTTTGCACACCTGGGGAGGTTCCCCAGCCCCGTACCTGGCCTCGCAGGGATGCAGAGGCCCTGACTGTCCctcagaggctcctctgtctccaggctgTACTGCACCAGCTCAAAGGGGGACAGCATCTGAGTAGACGGTGGGAGGCATCAGCAGAGGTCCGGTGGGCTCGGCCCCACTCAGGGCCCCGTCATTCCCAGCAACTCACTCGGAGGAAGCAGCTGGTCTTGCCCTGGGCCCCACAGCGCCCTGGGTAGTTGATGAAGCCGACGTTGCCCTCGGTGGAGCCGTACATTTCCCAGATCCGAATGGGGCCGAAGCGCCGCTGGAAGGTCTCCCACACTTCTGCCCGGAGTCCACTGCCAATCGCCAGGCGGACTTTGTGTGTCCAGTCCTCTGGCCGCTGCAGGGACACCCCGAGAAGGGTGAGGAGGGGCTGCCCTTGGGTGTGCCCAGTAGCCCTTACCCAGGAGAGCTATCCTGGGAGGTGATGGGGGCCTATATCGAGAGGATCTGAGTTCTTAACTTTAGAGTAGTTACCTGGAGTCTATACCTGGAGAGCGTTACTTGCAGGGCTTACCTGCGGAGGATACCTGGGAACCTTACCTGGAGGAATATGTAGGGGTGGTCAGAGGCCCTTCTATAGGGTCTGACCTAAAAGAGACCTCTGGGGTCTTACACAGGGGTGGTTATCTGAAGCTTCTACCTGGGGAGGTTTACTGGAGGCCTTAGCAGGAGGAGTTACTTGGGGGGGCCTTTACCTGAAGGTAACCTGGGGGACTGACTTGAAGaggagttccccgggggccttaCTTGGGTTAGTTACCAGGAACCTCTTCCTGAGTGGTTACCTGGAGATTTCATTTGGGGGGACGCTAGGgctccccctggtggctcagatggtaaagagtcgcctgcaatgcaggagaccacggtttgacctctgggttgggagaaggaaatggccacccactccactattcttgcctgggaattccatggatagaggagcctggtgggctacagtccagggggtcgccaagagttggaacACACACTCCTTGAGAGAATCACCTGGGGTCCGCGTGTCCTTGATCCATAGGGTGAGGCCTGCTCAGGACTAGTGACGTCACCCCGAGCCGCAGCCTGCTCTGGGTACTTTACGTGTTTGATTCTCACTGCGCCCCTGTGAGGCGTTATTCTGTTTCCCcaaagaggacactgaggctgagagaggtgaagtcacccccccaccaccacacgATAGCACAGCTGATCCTCGGAGCAGCTGTGATGGGAAACCTTGCGTGGGACCCCCTGTCCCGAGGGCCACTGTGTGAGTCCTGGCCTGAATCTCCCTGAGACCTTCACTGGGATGACTCGGGGGCACTTTGCGCATCTCACCTGGGGTGTGTTGCACAGGTACCGCAGGATCTCGCCCACGTACTGGATCACAGTCACACCGTGCTGCCGACAGTCGTCCCAGAAGCCAGAGGCAGAGAACTTGGGGGCCAGGACACAGGTCACCcctggaagggaggagaggaaggggtttCAGGTCAGGCCTCTGAGCTGCTGTGAGAAGCTGCTCTGACCACCTGGCTGTGGTCCATGAAGCCCAGGATGGCATCACGCACATCTCTGTGTCACTGGCCCAGCCAGGACTGTCTCCATGAGAAGAGCACAGCCCGGCCTGAGTCCACATCCTGTCTTCAGAATGTGTGGGAAGCTCGGTGCCTGGTAGAAAGCGAGCCCTGCTAATGAGGGCTGTGAGCAGGAGTCCTTCGTGATTGTGATAAATGTCTTAGCAATGCCTGTCTAGCTGGGCAAATGGATAGTGGGCAgaaggatggatgggtgatggggGGCTGCGTTGCTGGGTGGATATATGGATGTTTTGAAGGATGGACGTGTGGATCAGTACATCTTCGGGGCCACTACAGTCACCccatggagaaaggcatggccacccactccagtgttcttgcctggagaatcccgtggacagaggagcctggtgggctacagtccatggtgtcgcaaagagtcggacacgactggagtggcTTAGCACGCACAGTCACCCCAGGAAAGTGCTCCCTCTTTTTCTGATTCCCTCTGCAGCTGGCCCTGAGGATGGCACTCTCCCCACCTCAGCCCTAATCCTCAGAAAACCCCGCAAGCTAATGGTATCAGCCCTGCGCCCAGAGGGATGCCTGCTCCTGTGCTTGGGAAGGGAGCAGGTGTGTGTCTTCTTCGAAGCTGCATCTTGATGGAGGTGAAGTATAATGTCCTCTCTGTGAAAACGGATGCTGGGTCCTTGAAAGCAACAGCTCTGTTGGCAACCCCAAGTGAAATGCCTGGATTCTGGAAAGGGCTTCAAGAGCTGCTAAGACCAGGGGGGAGGTTGATAAGGATTTTTCCAATGAAAACGTCCCAATTCTTCGCCTGAGGTGGGACCCCAGTTGTAAGAAGTCTCTGGTGTGACAAATTGGGAAGCATATGCACTGCACCGCAGTTCTTCCCAGGGACAATTAAACCGAATCTGAAAACGCCGCGGGGATTCCCCTcgggtggcccagtggctaagagccTGCTCTGCGATGCAgcggacacaagtttgatccgtGGCTggggatcccacctgccacagagcaacCGAGTCCAGGCACCACATCGAAGGCCCTGCAGGACACAGCTcagacccactgcagccagataaatgaataaagatcgttttaaaataaatgaagacactATGACAAcctggagtgggatggggtgggaggtgggagggaggttcaggagggaggggacacatgtatgcctgtggctgattcgcGTTGATGTATGGCCGAGACAAACAcaatatggtaaagcaattatccttcagttaaaatttttaaaaaagtgagtcTCTTGAAaagagccaaaaaaacaaaaaaaagtaaaaataaaacagggacttccctcgtggtctcGTGGCTAAGACTGTAAGCTCCCGATGCAGGCGCcccggtttgatccttggtcggggaactaagtcctgcatgccccaactaagacctggtgcggccaaagaaacaaaacctgttttaaaaataaatgaaaacatctcTAGAAAGGCTATCTAGTTTTAACAGGAATGTGGGAGGGAGAGGAACAGAGACCACGCAAGCAAGAACAAAGAACACTTGAACTGCAAAAAGATAAttgtgctaatttttaaaaatatacgtAATCACTTACTCGGCTGCCCTGGGcctagttgcagcatatgggctctAGCTTCCTgcgcagagattgaacctgcggcccctgcagtgggagcgcaCAGTCTTCGACGTTGGACCACTAGGGAGCTCCTGGGAAATTCTTAACATGAGGTGAGCGCCAGAGAGTATCCAAGAGTTACTGTTAACTTTGCAGGCAGGTGTGATAATCGCAGTGGTCATAGGTGTTTAAGTTCTTACATATTAGAGATACATACTGCAATATTTACAAAGAGAAAGATAGTATCTAGAATCTCCTCGAAAATAATCCAGAAAGAAGGGAGTTCCTATTAATTAAAATTGGCAACATGTTAACAATTGTTGAGGCTGGGTGAGGATTTCAGAGACTTCATCAAACTATCTCCTCTGCTTTCCGGTATGTTTGAAATGGCCCACGATTTTAagatttttgaagaaataatgagagTAAAAAGTGAGAGTAAAGGGGAGGTGATAATCAAAATACAGAAGAGCAAAATGCTGCTAGCAACTGCAGCTGGGTGGTGAGAACCCGAGGGTTCCTGTAGAAAACTTTAGGGATTCTGATATTTCAATATATTCCATGTTAAAATTTCAGAAACGACAACAATGGCAACAAAACCGAGCAGGCGGTCTGTTCACTGAATTCGTGGCCAGGTGTCTAGGAAGGAAGGCTTGCTGCCGGCTCCCTCACTGGCTCCACCTGGGACACTGACTGCCAGGAATGCCCGACACCCACAGCACAGCCACGAAGGACTCCCCGGGTGTCTGTCCCTCTGTCCAGGTGGCCCTGGCCTTTGCTGTCCCTTGTCAAAGATGGGAACCTGGGGTTCTGGGTAACCTATGGGGCTTGTCACCCTGACATCCAGGCTGGGAGTCCTGTGGATTGAGTGGAGACCTCAAAGAAAGAAAGGCTTACCAAGGTCCAGGCAACTGAGGACTCCAAGGACAAGCCCCATGGTGTGGTACAAAGGCAGGACCGTGTAGACCACGTCATCAGTTGTGACCCCACACAGAGTCAGCATCCCTGATACCTGCAGCACCCGCTCGTAGGTGAGGATGGCAGGCTTGGGGAGCCctggggagaagaggggagagggggGTAGGGCAGGCCCGCAAGCTCAGGGGTTTGAGGCTCTGGAAAGATGGCCAGCGTGGGTGGGTTTTCATCTGCGTTCAGCTGATGAATTCCAAAGGTCATGGTTTCAGCAGCTGTTTACTGGCCAGAGGCAAGGTTCTGGCACCGACCATTCAAATAACACTGGCTGTCAACGTTGGGGCCAGGGGTCACAATCCAGGGGCAAGGAGGGTTTCAGAGGCCAAGTTTGAGGGCACAAATCAGGCTTGAGGTCAGGTCAGCAGGAGAGTTCAGAGGTTGGGCCTGGATGTCGGGCATGCTCACCAGTGGTCCCCGAGGTATAGATGAACAGGGCTGGGCTTCGCAACTTGATGTCCGCCCGCAGGTCAGCGGGCACGGGGTCTGAGGGGGCTGCGGCCAGGGCGGCACCCAGGGCCCCCACCCCGGGCGTGGGGGAGCTTTGGCCCAGGTAGAGGCAGTGCACCTTCTCCGCCTGCAGCTTGGGCAGGACCTCCTCCAGGTTTGCCCGGAGCTCTGCGGGAGGGGTCAGAGGAGGCttcagggtggtggtggggggaagcCCCTGCGGTGGGAGGGGCGAAATGTGCCAAGGCCCCCCCTGCGTCCGTGACGCACACCTCCCTTACCTGTAATGGGTATTGGGGTGCGAAACACCCGCAAATAGCCATggtgaaaaaaataacagaactcTGGTACCTTCAGCATTTCTGTCCAGCAACTGGGTTTGGGTCCTAAGAGCCAGCAGGCTGTGGGCTAAGAGCCAGCCGCCACTGGGACCCCCTGGACAGCAgtcctctgccgccctctccccagcccctccaaCTCCCTTGTCCAGGGGTTCTCACCTGGGTCCACCACCAGCACGCGGGCCCCGGAGCTCAGCACCGCATGCACCAGGGGTGGCCCGCGGCCGTGAGGGTTGATCCAGACCACCGGGCAGCCCAGCTTGGCCAGCCCCAGCCACAGGCTCAGGGCGGGGAGCGTCTGCGAGGGCAGCACCAGCAGGGCGGTGGGCTCCCGGGCGCACAGGCCCGCGGTGCCGGCCAGCTCGGCCTTCAGGGTCCAGGCCGCCTGGCAGGCACTGGCGTCCAGCTCCCGGAAAGTGACCGCGCGGCCCCCCGGTCCGGTGCACACCAGGATGGTGCGGTCCGGCTGCGCCCGTGCGCGCTGCTCAAAGGCGTCCACGAAGGTGTCCGGCGGCCGGCGCCGCAAGCGTGCCCAGGTGCGGAGGCCCAGGCGGAGCATCAGGAAGGTGTAGGCCAGGTCGGCCGGCAGCCAGAGGAGCCCGGGCGGCGGCCGTGCGGGTAGCAGGGTTAGTAGCAGGGCCGCAGCCGCCAGGCTCAGCCAGTGCGGTGTCCAGgggcccagccagggccctgccaGCACCGCCAGGCTCAGCAGTGCGCCGCAGGCGGGGTCGCCCAGGAGCCAGCGCAGGGCCAGGGCTGCTGCCGCCGCCCATGGCGACTGCCCCAGGCcccacagcaacagcagcagcaacaacgaGAAGGCCAGTCGCCTCCAGAGCCCCATGGCACTTGCTCCTAACTCCGGGAAATGTCCAGGAGTGCCCACCTCCACCCGCGACCCGCCCCTGTGCGGTGACTCATGGACTGTTGGCCGCGGTGTGGGCCCCAGGACTCTGCCCTCCAGCGTTCCTAACCCCAGGTGTTTGTTTGGCTCTGCCTGCTCTTCTGCGTGTCACCAGCCCCTCTGCCCCCGTTCCTGCCACTGGGTGCCAGTCTCTTGGGAAACAGTCCTCTGAACTTCCAGCCAGGCAGGATAGCAAGGCAGCTCCGGCACTAGCAGGCCTCCCGGGAGGCTCCCTGTGCCCCGACCTAACCTGACTCCGCTGGAGCTGGGTGGGGGCCAGGGACACAGCAGGTGCGCAGTAAGCTCTGAACGTCGCAGCGCCTGAGTTCAAACCTGGTCCT
Above is a genomic segment from Ovis canadensis isolate MfBH-ARS-UI-01 breed Bighorn chromosome 14, ARS-UI_OviCan_v2, whole genome shotgun sequence containing:
- the SLC27A5 gene encoding long-chain fatty acid transport protein 5; this encodes MGLWRRLAFSLLLLLLLWGLGQSPWAAAAALALRWLLGDPACGALLSLAVLAGPWLGPWTPHWLSLAAAALLLTLLPARPPPGLLWLPADLAYTFLMLRLGLRTWARLRRRPPDTFVDAFEQRARAQPDRTILVCTGPGGRAVTFRELDASACQAAWTLKAELAGTAGLCAREPTALLVLPSQTLPALSLWLGLAKLGCPVVWINPHGRGPPLVHAVLSSGARVLVVDPELRANLEEVLPKLQAEKVHCLYLGQSSPTPGVGALGAALAAAPSDPVPADLRADIKLRSPALFIYTSGTTGLPKPAILTYERVLQVSGMLTLCGVTTDDVVYTVLPLYHTMGLVLGVLSCLDLGVTCVLAPKFSASGFWDDCRQHGVTVIQYVGEILRYLCNTPQRPEDWTHKVRLAIGSGLRAEVWETFQRRFGPIRIWEMYGSTEGNVGFINYPGRCGAQGKTSCFLRMLSPFELVQYSLETEEPLRDSQGLCIPARPGEAGLLLTQVLRHQPFLGYRGPRELSEKKLVKNVRRPNDLYYNTGDVLAMDHEGFLYFHDRLGDTFRWKGENVSTREVEGVLSVVDFLQEVNVYGVPVPGCEGKVGMAAVQLVPGQAFDGQRLYQHVRTSLPAYAAPHFIRIQDALEITGTFKLVKSRLVREGFNMSVVADPLFVLDSQARAFRPLTPDIYRAVCEGAWRL